The Mycobacterium riyadhense sequence CCAATAAGTCGTAGCGGGTAATGACCCCGATCGGTTTGCCTTCCTCGACCACCATCAACGCGTCCCAGTCACGCAAGGCTTTCCCGGCCGCACTGACCACCTCGCCGGCTCCGATCATCCGCAACGGCGGACTCATGTGCTGCGACACCGCGTCCGCCAAGTTGGCGCGACCCTCGAAGACAGCGGAGAGTAGTTCGCGTTCCGAGACGCTGCCCGCGACCTCGCCGGCCATCACCGGTGGCTCGGCGCCCACGACCGGCATCTGCGAAACCCCGTACTCGCGCAGAATCCCGATGGCGTCGCGCACCGTCTCCGAGGGATGGGTGTGTACCAGATCCGGGAGTGCTCCGGACTTGCGGCGCAACACATCTCCGACGGTTGACTGTTCCGTGGATCCGTCGAGTCGGCTGCGCAGGAACCCATACGACGACATCCACGCATCGTTGAAGATTTTCGACATGTAGCCGCGGCCGCCGTCGGGGAGCAGGACGACGATCAGTGCGTCGGGATCGGCTTGCTCGGCGACCTTCAGCGCCGCCACTACCGCCATCCCGCAGGACCCGCCGACGAGCATCGCTTCTTCACGGGCCAGCCGCCTGGTCATGTCGAAGGAGTCCGAGTCGGAAACGGCGATGATCTCGTCGGGCACCGAGGGGTCGTACGCCGCCGGCCAGAAGTCCTCACCGACCCCCTCCACCAGATAGGGCCGGCCGCTGCCGCCCGAGTACACCGACCCCTCGGGATCGGCGCCGATGATGCGCACTCGGCCACCGGATACCTCCTTGAGGTAGCGGCCCGCGCCGGTGATCGTGCCGCCGGTGCCGATGCCCGCCACGAAGTGGGTGACCTTGCCGTCGGTGTCGGCCCAAATCTCGGGGCCG is a genomic window containing:
- a CDS encoding cystathionine beta-synthase, which encodes MRIAQHISDLIGGTPLVRLNSVVPDGASTVAAKIEYLNPGGSSKDRIAVKMIDAAEASGQLKPGGTIVEPTSGNTGVGLALVAQHRGYKCVFVCPDKVSEDKRNVLRAYGAEVVVCPTAVPPDDPDSYYSVSDRLVSEIDGAWKPDQYANPEGPASHYATTGPEIWADTDGKVTHFVAGIGTGGTITGAGRYLKEVSGGRVRIIGADPEGSVYSGGSGRPYLVEGVGEDFWPAAYDPSVPDEIIAVSDSDSFDMTRRLAREEAMLVGGSCGMAVVAALKVAEQADPDALIVVLLPDGGRGYMSKIFNDAWMSSYGFLRSRLDGSTEQSTVGDVLRRKSGALPDLVHTHPSETVRDAIGILREYGVSQMPVVGAEPPVMAGEVAGSVSERELLSAVFEGRANLADAVSQHMSPPLRMIGAGEVVSAAGKALRDWDALMVVEEGKPIGVITRYDLLGFLSEGPRRR